A stretch of the Theileria equi strain WA chromosome 1, complete sequence genome encodes the following:
- a CDS encoding poly A polymerase, putative (encoded by transcript BEWA_034380A) → MINSSYGGDTKRYGITEPVTTQGPSNDDLKASEEITALLKSYNLFETDEGKQRRELVLEALNRLLQQFVRRQAKKNQGISESEANTISGKLLTFGSYRLGIVAPDSDIDVLCLCPKCVTRESFFSDFYISLTKVEAISKLQAVPDAYTPVIKLCYYDISIDILFANLDARTVNPNINVLDDNILRNMNDSTVRSINGCRVASFILDSVPNKANFRMTLRFIKLWASRRKIYSTVVGYLGGVAWAILTARVCQLYPNYVPNQLIEKFFRVYSLWNWKIPVTLCKIKQVPNLPGFMSFKVWDPQNNPHDRQHLMPIITPAFPSMNSTHNVTATTKRVMTDELKRARDILKSPNTPKNQLLELVLEEEDIFSSYKHFLIIEVYGASEHAHGKWEGWIGSRMRFLIKKLENLPNTQIRPLPGFFKFEDSEWEYASSAFFALKCLSNDKSGQGSKVLDIRSSIQSFKDIINGWTDMENLKDQIKVNIRHVKSSQLPDYVQAKNSKKRPLDEQLEKSKRVCTGDSKSSS, encoded by the exons ATGATCAATTCTTCATACGGAGGAGATACTAAAAGATATGGCATAACTGAACCAGTGACCACTCAAGGGCCCTCTAATGATGATTTAAAAGCCTCCGAAGAGATTACGGCCTTACTAAAGTCCTATAATCTCTTCGAAACGGATGAAGGGAAACAACGTCGTGAACTTGTACTTGAAGCATTAAATCGTTTGTTACAGCAGTTTGTTAGAAGGCAGGCAAAAAAAAATCAGGGAATTAGTGAATCCGAAGCTAATACAATCTCAGGGAAATTATTAACATTTGGTTCATACAGATTGGGTATTGTAGCACCGGACAGCGATATAGACGTTTTGTGCTTGTGCCCAAAATGTGTGACACGTGAATCTTTCTTCTCAGATTTTTATATCTCACTAACAAAGGTAGAGGCTATTTCAAAGCTTCAAGCAGTTCCTGATGCATATACACCTGTAATAAAGCTGTGTTATTACGATATTAGCATAGACATTTTATTTGCCAACCTAGATGCACGTACTGTAAATCCTAATATAAATGTATTAGATGATAATATCTTACGTAATATGAATGATTCTACTGTACGTAGTATTAACGGTTGCCGCGTTGCAAGTTTCATTCTAGACTCTGTGCCGAACAAAGCTAATTTTCGTATGACCTTGCGCTTTATCAAACTTTGGGCATCGAGACGCAAAATTTACTCCACCGTTGTAGGATATTTGGGTGGCGTTGCATGGGCTATTTTAACTGCTAGAGTGTGTCAGCTGTATCCGAATTATGTGCCTAATCAGCTTATTGAGAAGTTTTTTCGTGTCTATTCATTATGGAATTGGAAAATTCCAGTAACACTTTGCAAGATAAAGCAGGTTCCGAACCTGCCGGGGTTCATGTCTTTCAAGGTTTGGGATCCTCAAAACAATCCACAT GACCGCCAACACTTAATGCCTATCATCACACCAGCATTTCCATCCATGAACTCCACTCACAATGTCACTGCAACTACAAAACGTGTCATGACGGATGAGCTTAAAAGGGCTAGAGATATTTTGAAATCGCCAAATACTCCAAAAAATCAGCTATTGGAACTAgtacttgaggaagaggaCATCTTTTCAAGCTATAAACATTTCCTCATTATAGAGGTTTATGGAGCCTCCGAACAT GCTCATGGAAAATGGGAAGGATGGATAGGAAGCCGTATGAGATTTCTTATTAAGAAATTAGAGAACTTACCTAATACACAGATAAGACCACTACCGGGATTCTTTAAGTTTGAG GACTCAGAGTGGGAGTATGCTTCATCAGCGTTTTTTGCCTTAAAGTGCTTGTCCAATGATAAATCTGGGCAGGGATCAAAAGTTTTAGACATTAGATCTTCAATACAATCGTTTAAAGATATCATAAATGGATGGACTGATATGGAAAATCTAAAGGACCAGATCAAAGTAAACATTCGACATGTCAAGAGTAGCCAACTTCCTGACTATGTTCAAGCAaagaactccaaaaagAGACCGCTTGATGAACAACTAGAAAAATCTAAAAGAGTATGTACAGGAGACAGCAAATCATCATCCTAG
- a CDS encoding origin recognition complex family member protein (encoded by transcript BEWA_034400A), whose translation MTNHNVFIPVPSDLEKLIKANKTQALQKIVLYPYNEQKFTIKYDDKEVAEDEHLYKNIAKNFSWLSGQLKNERLRYKRKIGNIPGIESSYLFDTSSPHLDTDTDSDDGISSDEEWKTRKDNRHNDSFLLSIASRCKKVNEKKGLESSDDETGDLMCESVQRQTEEKLSDTTASVIEDMENSNNIDQALLYDYFKPRSIKHIKITDIEKMMIQSEKENLFDCKLDNVLLKALEKSSFLDYLQLVSRVSKKSKTVPRSFFKSVIQWKTWIENRYNLCFYGVGSSRNILKLVAKFVLRDGHCLMINAYKNKGSDSFLFWNFLKRHVCVSKSKMKRSQIIKEVVQKIKQRQTPFYLLIDGLDEFILNNGFEDIKPLIRMKEVLVIGSIGHLKNGSILYILNKYLMNYKFIYCDSGVDYRSELVSFWEKNPPKFIVNHEIQKSATEVQSVIEALSHNHRKLFSLVVQIQSEMMNNETKFIGIEKTSILRDPRAITICHNENKLDSLLTEFITHDVIEQTRGASGKLYLRIPFSLYVSLLSFNTISHRHTLENFTF comes from the exons ATGACAAACCATAATGTGTTCATTCCTGTACCGTCCGACTTGGAGAAATTAATAAAAGCAAATAAAACACAAGCATTGCAAAAAATTGTcttatatccatataacGAGCAAAAATTCACGATAAAATATGACGATAAGGAAGTTGCTGAAGATGAGCATCtatacaaaaatattgccaaaaacttttcatGGCTATCTGGGCAACTTAAAAATGAGAGATTGAGATACAAAAGAAAGATTGGAAATATTCCAGGAATAGAATCTTCTTATTTATTTGATACAAGTTCTCCACATTTAGATACAGACACAGATAGTGATGACGGTATCTCGTCTGATGAAGAGTGGAAAACTCGTAAAGATAACAGGCACAATGATTCTTTTCTTTTAAGCATAGCAAGCAGATGCAAAAAAGTTAACGAAAAAAAGGGTCTAGAATCATCAGATGATGAAACTGGTGATTTAATGTGCGAATCTGTACAAAGACAAACAGAAGAAAAACTATCGGATACTACAGC AAGTGTGATAGAGGACATGGAAAATTCTAATAATATAGACCAAGCACTATTATACGATTATTTCAAACCAAGAAGTATCAAACATATTAAGATAACCGATATTgagaaaatgatgatacaAAGTGAAAAGGAAAATCTTTTCGATTGCAAATTAGATAATGTATTATTAAAAG CACTCGAAAAATCAAGCTTCCTCGATTACCTTCAGCTAGTGTCTAGGGTATCAAAAAAATCCAAGACTGTCCCTagaagttttttcaaaTCGGTTATTCAGTGGAAAACTTGGATTGAAAATAGATACAATCTATGTTTCTATGGCGTTGGGTCAAGTAGAAATATACTGAAGCTTGTAGCTAAATTTGTGCTAAGGGATGGACACTGTCTCATGATTAATGCCtacaaaaataaaggaTCTGATTCTTTTTTATTCTGGAACTTTTTAAAGAGGCATGTCTGTGTTAGCAAAAGtaagatgaaaaggagtCAGATAATAAAG GAAGTCGTGCAAAAAATCAAGCAAAGACAAACACCATTTTACTTGTTAATAGATGGACTCGATGAATTCATATTGAACAATGGGTTTGAGGATATAAAGCCCTTAATACGAATGAAAGAG GTTTTGGTAATTGGTTCGATAGGGCACCTAAAGAATGGTTCAATTCTCTATATTCTCAACAAATATCTTATGAATTACAAGTTCATATATTGCGATAGCGGAGTGGATTACAG AAGCGAGCTAGTTTCGTTTTGGGAAAAGAATCCACCAAAGTTTATAGTAAATCATGAGATCCAAAAGAGTGCCACTGAAGTACAATCTGTTATAGAAGCCCTAAGCCACAACCACAGAAAACTATTCTCTTTGGTTGTACAAATACAGTCTGA GATGATGAATAACGAAACCAAATTCATTGGAATCGAGAAAACAAGTATATTGCGCGATCCTAGGGCAATTACGATATGCCATAACGAAAATAAGCTAGACAGTCTTCTGACTGAATTTATAACCCATGAC gtAATAGAGCAAACCAGGGGGGCTAGTGGGAAGTTATACCTAAGAATACCATTTTCATTGTATGTTTCTCTGCTTTCTTTCAATACAATTTCACATAGACACACTCTCGAAAATTTCACATTTTAA
- a CDS encoding DnaJ domain containing protein (encoded by transcript BEWA_034410A), producing the protein MGKFCRSKYIALIVLFYGILFGNIFIKGWTFGFNDDFYDHGESQHAGKRCPYDVLGIQKSSSHKEVRKAFLKLSKKYHPDLNSEPDAADKFKEINEAYEILSNNDKREAYDAHGFAGLDRLGRMNDMGGDGDFDFDNIFSSFFGGGFGYGGSREPRKAESLVYPVSLSLDMLYSGHEFEVKLEIPRLCKKYDECEVRRPDCHGPQIRVVTQQRGPGMFVQHQMKDPTCIGRNKGWKEGCKACPNGPNYMEKMTLTVTVEPGSRHEQKIVFEGKGQEQPGMQRGNIIFVINEKPHPKYKRDGNDLHCDLDITLKESLLGFSKNLDIFGKDSILVTQSGITPHNNIIKISGKGMPILGSSRFGNLYITINVIYPKKLSTSQIHLLEKAL; encoded by the exons ATGGGAAAATTTTGTAGATCTAAATATATCGCCCTTATAGTACTCTTCTATGGTATTTTATTCGGtaacattttcataaaGGGGTGGACTTTTGGCTTTAACGATGATTTTTATGACCATGGAGAATCACAACACGCTGGAAAACGCTGCCCATATGATGTCTTGGGGATACAAAAGAGTTCTAGTCATAAGGAAGTAAGGAAGGCATTTTTAAAACTGAGCAAAAAATATCACCCCGATCTCAACAGTGAACCAGACGCCGCggataaatttaaagaaaTAAACGAAGCCTATGAAATTTTGAGCAATAATGATAAGAGAGAAGCATATGATGCCCATGGTTTTGCGGGCTTGGATAGATTGgggagaatgaatgatatgGGCGGTGACGGTGACTTTGATTTTGACAACATATTCTCAAGCTTCTTTGGCGGAGGATTTGGCTATGGTGGAAGTAGAGAACCACGAAAAGCAGAGTCATTGGTTTATCCTGTATCACTATCGCTTGATATGCTTTACAGCGGCCACGAATTTGAAGTAAAGCTTGAAATTCCTAGATTATGTAAAAAGTACGATGAATGTGAAGTAAGAAGACCAGATTGTCATGGCCCTCAAATCAGAGTTGTAACACAGCAGAGAGGCCCAGGAATGTTTGTTCAACATCAAATGAAAGATCCAACATGCATCGGTAGAAATAAAGGCTGGAAAGAGGGATGTAAG GCATGTCCAAATGGACCAAATTACATGGAAAAAATGACTCTTACCGTAACCGTTGAGCCAGGATCCAGACATGAACAAAAGATAGTTTTTGAAGGCAAAGGACAAGAACAACCTGGAATGCAAAGGGGTAACATCATATTTGTTATCAACGAAAAGCCTCATCCAAA GTACAAGCGTGATGGAAATGACCTCCATTGTGATCTCGATATTACGCTTAAGGAATCATTGCTAGGTTTCAGCAAGAATCTTGATATATTTGGAAAGGATAGTATTTTGGTGACACAGAGTGGAATTACACCTCATAACAACATTATCAAAATTTCCGGAAAGGGTATGCCTATACTTGGATCTTCgagatttggaaatttatacattACTATTAATGtaatttatccaaaaaaaCTTTCAACTTCACAAATTCACCTTCTAGAGAAGGCTTTGTAA
- a CDS encoding hypothetical protein (encoded by transcript BEWA_034420A), whose amino-acid sequence MTFCSGTRTFHHLLGSEVKTRANYRHWNLLKDSEYRKITIRFAHSHISTNTGVEMERRNQINPLIEFQRNIYEIPFMETNSLCMAMKESSKSGYFKEHVWKKYISRAIDLKHKLGIKNISIIMISSAKANVKDRDFYEQMCDRVITKCKLYIGNDRDTSEKNLENGIKSEFSAFNIFSILTACDLVQYRDDELYKNLWQVTRRRLEFFMNSVDLLLEKHNMHDSDGVSSINRDNRFTFEDIAGILNAYASASIVIPDMLEIFERVFKKLYTLTCDVDSKYFGKIPYITEINPKTFSITIHSLVRLGCTSFDIFNIGLSYMLTNLDKMVHMRDMTMVFASIVKLRCIESHIGSQFTSDRELIKLIDYILEKFKNTVFDSNCISSLSSTMIALLNYNIFPQGSVEHYRSSFNTIFLNSIRYLVTEEDISDKKILVQILKNSTILQCKQAALLLLSDSGIKQIGLVSSPFDVSQYFFYLSDIYSSNSGRIASFIESHAMMAIKQYTQRLTYVLSPNLLGLSKTPSKPPDLYTMLKLEAKKKSESDESEEVNIDWKCINKDIMEYTIDNFNTLATILGSCTKFRPSKHVSNFVNIALNYLLKLFKYNNSHFDVITVEAISAVVYTFSKFRLKNRDFMQQIANIVITSHNSMGSKRTSSNLMAMNNIMMSFAKLDFPKNPLFNFKLAHMNRCHIDIPVIYKIKRIVRLSNDDLVFFNMFKSFSKLLNTENINKMNSQMVTNCLYTYSLVGFDKVSKVKLVKLLKRLIYLRKECSKFPPSTNNSSVKDHGEFKLLRNLLPDGNFIEKGNSIFKEENIAYGQIRIISLALENFIKHINGTRAIEKYSKQIKKSYTPTLSREFCEIGSRGRKYANYIAGSRQDVRVRPSISGFHRNVLYILSKLNKDNLIIKSEVPVKNRAYFMDISVQRNKSIKYIEVNGPYHYYSQTQNLTSVSKMKYFLISSHCRRVIKLPYYEWVKCENEEDKIKYLYNRINNRL is encoded by the exons ATGACGTTTTGCTCTGGTACTCGCACCTTTCATCACCTTCTTGGTTCAGAGGTCAAAACTCGTGCGAATTATAGACACTGGAACCTTTTAAAAGATTCAGAATACCGAAAAATTACCATTAGATTCGCACATTCGCATATTTCCACCAATACAGGTGTCGAAATGGAGAGGAGGAACCAGATCAATCCCTTGATTGAATTCCAACGTAACATTTACGAGATACCCTTTATGGAAACCAACAGCCTTTGCATGGCAATGAAGGAATCTAGTAAATCTGGTTATTTCAAGGAG CATGTCtggaaaaaatatatttcaCGAGCCATAGATCTCAAACACAAACTCGGTATTAAGAACATATCTATAATAATGATATCAAGTGCCAAAGCAAATGTTAAAGATAGAGATTTTTACGAGCAAATGTGTGATAGAGTTATTACaaagtgcaaactttaCATTGGTAATGACCGGGATACATCTGAAAAAAACTTGGAAAATGGTATTAAGTCAGAGTTTTCTGCGTTCAACATATTCAGTATTCTTACTGCTTGTGATCTTGTACAATACCGAGATGATGAATTGTACAAAAACCTATGGCAAGTCACAAGAAGAAGGCTAGAATTTTTTATGAACTCAGTGGATTTATTGCTTGAAAAACATAACATGCATGATTCTGACGGTGTTAGTTCTATTAATCGTGACAATAGATTTACATTTGAAGATATCGCAGGGATCTTGAATGCGTATGCATCTGCGTCAATTGTTATTCCAGATATGTTAGAAATATTTGAAAGAGTGTTTAAGAAACTGTACACTTTGACATGCGATGTTGATTCTAagtattttggaaaaattccATATATTACAGAAATAAATCCAAAAACATTTTCTATTACTATACATTCTCTTGTAAGACTTGGATGTACCtcatttgatatttttaatatagGATTATCCTACATGTTAACAAATTTAGATAAGATGGTTCATATGAGGGATATGACGATGGTTTTTGCATCTATTGTGAAATTACGTTGCATTGAATCACATATTGGATCACAATTCACAAGTGATAGAGAATTGATAAAATTAATAGATTATATCCTAGAGAAGTTTAAAAACACAGTTTTTGATTCGAATTGCATTTCTAGTTTGTCCTCTACAATGATAGCGCTTTTAAATTATAATATATTTCCTCAAGGAAGTGTTGAACACTACAGATCATCATTTAACACAATATTTCTTAACTCTATAAGGTATCTTGTCACAGAAGAAGATATTTCTGATAAGAAAATATTGGTTCAGATATTAAAAAACTCAACAATACTCCAATGCAAACAAGCAGCATTATTGTTATTATCAGATAGTGGAATAAAACAAATTGGTTTAGTTTCTTCACCGTTTGACGTATCTCAGTATTTTTTCTATCTTTCTGACATTTATTCATCAAATAGTGGTAGAATCGCATCTTTTATAGAAAGCCATGCAATGATGGCTATAAAACAATACACCCAGCGTCTAACTTACGTTTTATCACCAAACCTATTAGGACTTTCAAAAACACCATCAAAACCACCTGATTTATATACCATGTTAAAATTAGAGGCTAAAAAAAAATCAGAGAGTGATGAAAGTGAAGAAGTTAACATTGATTGGAAATGTATAAATAAGGATATTATGGAGTATACTATTGACAATTTTAATACATTAGCGACAATTTTGGGTTCCTGCACAAAATTCAGACCATCAAAACACGTTTCAAACTTTGTTAATATAGCGCTAAATTACCTTTTAAAGTTATTTAAATACAATAATTCACATTTTGATGTGATTACTGTTGAGGCAATATCAGCAGTGGTTTATACTTTTAGCAA ATTTCGTTTGAAAAATAGGGATTTCATGCAACAAATCGCTAACATTGTCATAACTTCACATAACTCTATGGGAAGTAAAAGAACAAGCAGTAATCTCATGGCAATGAACAACATTATGATGAGCTTTGCAAAGTTGgattttccaaaaaatcCTCTATTCAATTTTAAACTTGCACATATGAACCGATGTCATATTGACATCCCAGTTATctataaaataaaaagaatcGTACGATTAAGCAACGATGACCTAGTATTTTTCAACATGTTCAAATCATTCTCCAAACTATTAAACACCGAGAACataaacaaaatgaatTCACAGATGGTTACAAATTGTTTATACACATATTCACTGGTGGGTTTCGATAAAGTTAGTAAAGTGAAGTTGGTCAAATTGTTGAAGAGACTTATATATCTAAGAAAGGAATGTAGTAAATTTCCACCATCCACGAATAATTCAAGCGTGAAAGATCATGGTGAATTCAAATTATTAAGGAATCTACTCCCTGATGGAAATTTTATTGAGAAAGGAAACAGTATATTTAAAGAGGAGAATATCGCATATGGCCAGATACGTATAATTTCGTTGGCTCTGgaaaattttattaaaCACATTAATGGGACAAGAGCAATAGAAAAATATTCTAAGCAAATAAAGAAGTCATACACACCAACTCTATCTAGAGAATTTTGCGAAATTGGTagcagaggaagaaaatatgCTAATTACATAGCTGGTTCTAGGCAGGATGTTAGAGTACGACCTAGTATCTCAGGCTTCCATAGAAATGTCTTATACattctttcaaaactcAATAAGGATAATTTAATCATTAAATCTGAAGTACCAGTGAAGAATAGAGCGTATTTTATGGACATTTCGGTCCAAAGGAATAAAAGCATCAAATATATTGAAGTAAATGGACCATATCATTACTATAGCCAAACACAAAATCTCACTTCTGTATCTAAaatgaaatattttttgatttCAAGCCACTGCAGAAGAGTAATAAAATTGCCGTATTACGAATGggtaaaatgt gaaaatgaagaagacAAGATCAAATATTTGTATAACAGGATCAATAATAGACTGTAA
- a CDS encoding hypothetical protein (encoded by transcript BEWA_034430A) codes for MPVKHFKYNNHPNFARGSYTLDEVDISESFLSSSEIEERDKALILYVITGIKELNVTENGFLSINTFENGEDSSGESPPSGYNIKDADINLVLSDLSLSRIRKHTKKPNERDISSDFLRNLQSEPIKSFSVRSLLEENSEHNPNIRGSLEETFRKYIRKNVTIEEKDLFEYLGWDYIPFCQQVKLYLLFKEPNFMIKIGFKLLPGVKPLQIVKSEISLLRTKSTYKYQGNVPIYTILKQYTLETKVGECTIRPCELNLREYIVLTYVNYNKTHDAISHESTRENCSYETKVLQISGTPRRQFNTLSKILDTLNRVLPTNNYKYRDYNQPVYKIPKYRKQNSINLQLLNIYVNGKFRTFVPLVAYLDVNTGKWFLCSNIVQIDDVFKHSSLWYPWNHYARYNMNIIPTQYRYSTFASTDNIIFNNKDLEKIVSNHRCFSKYNIYNDSEDTVKNIIHVNKPGQNSFNIVV; via the coding sequence ATGCCTGTCAAACATTTCAAGTATAATAATCATCCAAACTTTGCAAGAGGGTCGTATACTCTAGATGAAGTTGATATCTCTGAGTcctttttatcttcatccGAGATTGAAGAAAGAGACAAGGCGCTTATACTATATGTTATAACTGGGATAAAAGAACTAAACGTAACAGAGAACGGGTTCTTGTCTATAAATACTTTTGAAAATGGTGAAGACTCAAGTGGCGAATCTCCACCTAGCGGTTATAATATCAAAGATGCAGATATAAATCTCGTTTTATCTGACCTGTCACTTTCTAGGATAAGAAAACACACGAAAAAACCAAATGAACGCGATATCAGTTCTGATTTTTTAAGAAATCTGCAGTCTGAACCTATTAAATCGTTTAGTGTCCGCAGTCTACTAGAAGAAAACAGTGAACATAACCCAAATATACGGGGTAGTTTGGAAGAAACctttagaaaatatattagAAAAAATGTTACTATAGAAGAAAAAGATCTGTTTGAGTATTTAGGATGGGACTATATACCATTTTGTCAGCAAGTAAAGTTGTACCTACTTTTTAAAGAACCTAATTTTATGATAAAGATAGGATTTAAATTGTTACCTGGAGTAAAACCTTTACAAATTGTTAAATCAGAAATCAGCCTACTTAGAACAAAGAGTACTTACAAATATCAGGGTAATGTACCAATTTATACTATTTTGAAGCAATACACTCTTGAAACAAAAGTTGGAGAATGTACTATTAGACCTTGCGAGTTAAATTTGAGGGAATATATAGTTTTAACTTATGTTAATTATAATAAAACTCACGACGCCATATCTCATGAATCAACACGGGAGAATTGTTCCTATGAGACAAAGGTTTTACAAATAAGTGGAACACCAAGAAGACAGTTTAATACATTATCCAAGATATTAGATACTCTAAACAGAGTCCTACCAACCAATAACTATAAATACAGGGATTATAATCAACCTGTTTACAAAATACCCAAATACAGAAAACAAAATTCCATAAATTTACAACTCTTAAACATATATGTCAATGGAAAATTTAGGACATTTGTTCCGCTTGTGGCCTACTTGGATGTTAATACTGGAAAGTGGTTCCTGTGTTCAAACATTGTACAGATTGATGATGTTTTTAAGCACTCTTCGCTCTGGTACCCTTGGAATCATTATGCCAGATACAACATGAACATTATTCCTACTCAATACAGGTATTCAACGTTTGCTTCTACGGACAATATAATCTTCAATAACAAGGATCTGGAGAAAATTGTTTCAAATCATCGCtgtttttcaaagtataatatttataatgaTTCAGAAGATACAgtaaaaaatataatacATGTAAATAAACCTGGGCAAAATTCATTCAACATAGTTGTTTGA
- a CDS encoding aspartyl/glutamyl-tRNA Asn/Gln amidotransferase subunit B, putative (encoded by transcript BEWA_034440A), with product MNRRSRKNTRWFGLGVDSSSDSDSSIGDDFENRVIRRKIGEPKTYIAGIEAHIQLACESKIFCACKSTANAIRSFSDPNHLDAYHTDSLKRCKDLFKNVHDILETVTNYIPEEIAYKPFLDHTRPINLKEYIMMYNKSMGTRKIQSVDLEENKKMYLEENKYKCPTCTGEVGSTPHLSPVAILYGIAACKLFDCRISNTLSFDRKSYDYFDLPKGYQVTQTRNPLGTNGSLKLGNGKTIKIRQVHLEEDTAKISENDDTLDYNRSGIGLVEVVTEAVEMAEAEILETCAKIYDIAVKGGLSNGIMHQGNVRFDINLSLGSSQTRVEIKNLNSFSRARRAIRYFQLNDIEKCENNSKNKTEDTKTLELLKTLLNKLQEDPQLHPKENPACGMTLEWNQKEKKLEASRNKYGKESYINCPDPNIPVLYIEDDLIDRIEVSICDNHTNVINENMEKYSNVPIQFLNVINKHYTWVEYFDKFASIMEDPKIAAKFFVNILLPAINSSPEIAISPHKFADLLNCVADNVLNIDTVKRILPDIITNWNGSIMEYVEKHDLRLMGTEETIAIVEKYLQERSIDAESLR from the coding sequence ATGAACCGCAGATCTAGGAAGAATACCAGATGGTTTGGACTGGGAGTAGACAGTTCATCAGATAGTGACTCGTCCATCGGTGATGATTTTGAAAATAGAGTTATTAGACGCAAGATTGGTGAGCCAAAAACATATATTGCAGGTATTGAAGCGCATATCCAGTTAGCGTGTGAATCCAAGATATTTTGCGCTTGTAAAAGTACTGCTAATGCAATCAGATCGTTCTCGGATCCTAATCACCTTGATGCATATCATACTGATAGTTTAAAAAGATGCAAAGATTTGTTCAAGAATGTTCATGATATTCTCGAAACAGTGACTAATTATATTCCCGAAGAAATCGCTTATAAACCATTTCTCGATCATACCCGTCCTATTAACCTAAAGGAGTACATAATGATGTATAATAAGAGCATGGGAACTAGAAAAATACAATCTGTTGATTTAGAGGAAAACAAGAAAATGTATCTGGAGGAGAACAAGTATAAATGTCCAACATGTACAGGTGAAGTTGGATCAACTCCTCATTTATCTCCAGTAGCAATACTTTATGGTATAGCGGCATGCAAGTTGTTTGATTGTAGAATTAGTAATACACTTTCCTTTGATCGGAAATCCTATGATTATTTCGACCTTCCAAAAGGTTATCAGGTGACTCAAACACGAAACCCATTAGGCACCAATGGATCTCTGAAATTAGGTAATGGAAAAACAATTAAAATAAGGCAAGTTCATCTTGAGGAGGATACCGCAAAAATAAGTGAAAATGACGATACACTTGATTACAACAGAAGTGGTATAGGTCTAGTGGAGGTGGTTACAGAGGCCGTTGAAATGGCTGAAGCAGAGATTCTAGAGACGTGTGCAAAAATTTATGATATTGCTGTAAAAGGTGGTTTATCTAATGGAATTATGCACCAAGGAAACGTACGAtttgatataaatttatcacTAGGCTCATCACAGACAAGAGTAGAGATTAAAAATTTGAACTCATTTAGCAGGGCAAGACGAGCCATAAGATATTTTCAACTTAATGATATTGAAAAGTGTGAAAATAACAGTAAAAACAAAACCGAAGATACAAAAACTCTCGAACTATTAAAAACCTTACTAAATAAACTGCAAGAAGATCCCCAGCTCCATCCCAAGGAAAACCCCGCTTGTGGGATGACTTTGGAATGGAACcagaaggaaaagaaactAGAAGCATCCAGAaataaatatggaaaggaGTCATACATTAATTGCCCCGACCCAAATATACCTGTACTTTATATTGAAGATGATCTGATAGACAGGATAGAGGTATCCATTTGTGATAATCACACTAATGTCATAAATGAAAACATGGAAAAATACTCTAATGTACCCATTCAATTTCTAAATGTCATTAATAAACACTATACGTGGgttgaatattttgataaatttgcAAGTATAATGGAGGATCCTAAGATTGCGGCAAAATTTTTCGTAAACATTCTATTGCCAGCTATAAACTCTAGCCCTGAAATAGCCATAAGTCCGCATAAATTTGCTGATTTGTTGAATTGTGTTGCCGATAATGTGCTCAACATCGATACAGTAAAACGCATATTGCCTGATATAATCACAAATTGGAACGGTAGCATAATGGAATATGTCGAAAAGCATGATCTTAGATTAATGGGAACAGAAGAAACCATAGCTATAGTAGAAAAATATCTCCAAGAAAGGTCGATTGATGCAGAATCGTTAAGGTGA
- a CDS encoding hypothetical protein (encoded by transcript BEWA_034450A): MSKNSRRCLHGISKLLTYRKPGIVYNSIEKAKEIDSSNVFSPPYFIKDIPQCSDTIFESVPLGLCSKDIPKVHRFLSESRISISIRKAKL; this comes from the exons ATGTCCAAAAATTCCAGGAGGTGTCTTCATG GCATATCTAAACTACTCACTTATCGCAAGCCTGGAATAGTGTATAATAGCATAGAAAAGGCTAAAGAAATCGACTCTTCAAACGTGTTTTCGCCACCTTACTTCATAAAAGACATTCCTCAGTGCTCTGATACAATTTTTGAATCTGTACCTTTGGGACTTTGTAGTAAAGATATACCAAAGGTACATCGCTTTCTATCGGAATCCCGCATTTCTATCAGCATACGCAAAGCGAAgttataa